The DNA window ATGAGGGTAACGGTCTACATATTCTGGCCCCATATCGACCAATTTTAAAAGCTCACGCGCCCGCTCTTTCCGCTGCTGCTCCGGCCATTTCAGCAGTTTTGGGACGAGTGAGATATTCTGCTGAATGGTCATATGGGGAAACAGGCCGATCTGCTGAATCACATAGCCAATTTTGCGCCTGAGCTCTACAGGATCCTGGTCCATGATGTTTTCGCCGTCAATGAAAATCTTCCCGGCGGAAGGCTCAATTAATCGGTTAATCATTTTCATTGTTGTTGTTTTTCCGCAGCCGCTCGGCCCGATAAAGCAGATAAATTCGCCTTTTGCAATCTTAAGATTTACGTTGTTCACGGCTTTTTTGCCGCCCTTGTATGTTTTCGAGACATTTTCTAATGTCAGCAAACATCGCACCTCCAAAATTAAGTTTATTCAATTTGTTCAGTTTAAATTTAATTTTTCAGACAATTGAATGCTTCCCATTATAGAATAAAGTTTATAAAATAAAAAGTTTACAATTTGTTCATATTATTTATAAAGTATGTGTAAACGCTGATTTACCCGCATTGACGTGTGTTGATCTCCTTATTGCTCCAATTTCCTGCCAAATTCTCTTTTGACAGCATTTTCGCCGTATCAAAAATGTGGTATATTGACATCGGAATTGTTAGCTGAAAGGATGAAACCGTTGGAGAAAGATCCGTTAACGATCATTGAACAAGCCGAGGACCATTTTATAGAAAGAATCGCGGAAAACATGCATGCATTTGGAATGCCCTCTACCGTCGGACGAGTGCTGGGCATTATTTATATGAATCGAAAACCGATGACGCTTACGGAATTATCTGAGGCCACCGGCATGAGCAAAACACGCATGAGCCAGGTAGTGCGGGAAATGCTTGATGCCAACATTGCCGAGAAGGTGTTCGAAAAAGGCGTGCGAAAAGATTTATATGAGGTTGAGCAGGACTACTATCAAACATTTATCACGCTGTTTTCAGCCACCTGGAGCAAAGTCGTCAGCAAAAACAAAATGATGCATAAAAAACTCAATCGGGAGCTGCTTAGCGTGTTGGATGAAGAGCTTACTCCTGAAGCGGAAGAAAAAGTGAATGAGCTGCTGAAGGAATTAAAGGAATGGCTCGATTATTATAATTGGCTCAGCCGTTTGATTGAGTTTTTTGAGAGCGAAGACATTTTTAAATATGTGCCGAAGCCGTAAAAAGTTCCCAAATTCAATTCTGGGAACTTTTTTAGTTCCAATCCAAATGGTTGAATATCAAACTTCAAGAAAACAAACAAAATAATGCATAGTTTACATTAATTTATTCATTATCCATTTTTTGTTGATTATTCTGACTAGCTATTATATAATCTTTTTGAAATGATTATATTAGCTTAGAGGAGGTAATCTATATCAAAAA is part of the Bacillota bacterium genome and encodes:
- a CDS encoding GbsR/MarR family transcriptional regulator, translating into MEKDPLTIIEQAEDHFIERIAENMHAFGMPSTVGRVLGIIYMNRKPMTLTELSEATGMSKTRMSQVVREMLDANIAEKVFEKGVRKDLYEVEQDYYQTFITLFSATWSKVVSKNKMMHKKLNRELLSVLDEELTPEAEEKVNELLKELKEWLDYYNWLSRLIEFFESEDIFKYVPKP